A section of the Engystomops pustulosus chromosome 3, aEngPut4.maternal, whole genome shotgun sequence genome encodes:
- the LOC140120722 gene encoding pro-opiomelanocortin A-like: protein MFRPWWSCILVALGKFLFLVGRVQSNCFESSKCADLNSKDGVLQCIEACGKIMTVVSRGSENTEGLDLADAVYRLDSKRSYGMEHFRWGKPVGQKKRPKDNSSSGDEEES, encoded by the exons ATGTTCCGGCCATGGTGGAGCTGTATCCTCGTAGCACTTGGAAAGTTCCTGTTCCTTGTCGGCAGAGTCCAGAGTAATTGCTTTGAGAGTAGTAAATGTGCAGATCTCAACAGCAAAGATGGAGTACTG CAATGTATTGAAGCCTGTGGGAAGATCATGACTGTGGTGTCAAGGGGGTCTGAAAACACAGAAGGTCTAGATCTGGCAGATGCTGTCTACAGACTTGACAGTAAGAGGTCATATGGTATGGAGCACTTCCGATGGGGCAAACCAGTCGGTCAGAAAAAGAGACCCAAGGACAACTCTTCAAGTGGCGATGAGGAAGAGTCTTGA